The Marinitoga hydrogenitolerans DSM 16785 genome has a segment encoding these proteins:
- a CDS encoding methyl-accepting chemotaxis protein, with the protein MKLTGKFLTLILSIVILTIFLLTSISVMVFNKALLNSDSEKLLAVINKTNIALHQYFKSIENFLNLNANRKIIISDLKKLEIVFHELEHDYGDSKKILQSAYIDLNPYPTGEKFKLVELSDTNLKAKLKSYDDLHKTLHPIIKRFIDIENFYDIFLISTDGDIVYTYYKERDFADNVFSDNLKDSNLTSLINILKEKNNNSVQYVDYKPYAPSNGTPASFVGKALYDNGKIIGYFVIQLPIDKIDSILQEKTGLGKTGETYLVGNDLLMRSNSRFEKNTILRRKVDTISAKKALNDESGWAIIKDYRNIKVLSVFMPFKYNNIDWALIGEIDYSEVTEDSKKAVIFVSIASLLIAIITIIASIIFTKKLITPLKLITQAFEKISNGDLTVKTKTSGNDEFAIISTELNKMTEKLNSTVKDIVDISEVLNNTSTNLAAISEENNANIEEISSQTEVINENTNVLSSDVEELSSGIEEIASNSHNISSSTQNLLNITIESSENAASGQKSMNDIIDNMKNVEEKTSNVSNVIANLSQKAANIGEIVDTISNITEQTNLLALNAAIEAARAGEAGKGFAVVADEIRKLAEESRKATDKISEILSDIQENSNEANIATNDAKRVVSLMYQSVEVANKKFNDIFEKIETIKQFTETIASSVEEQSSATEEMARAADNVTKNILNISEKIETITQAIEQERIGSEEITKTSQDLSSLAEKLYKISSNFKI; encoded by the coding sequence ATGAAATTAACTGGCAAATTTCTCACATTAATTTTATCTATAGTTATTTTAACAATTTTTTTATTAACTTCTATATCTGTAATGGTATTTAATAAAGCTTTGCTTAATTCCGATTCTGAAAAATTATTAGCTGTAATTAATAAAACTAATATTGCTTTACATCAATATTTTAAATCCATCGAAAATTTTTTAAACTTAAATGCTAATAGGAAAATTATAATATCCGATTTAAAAAAATTAGAAATTGTCTTTCATGAATTAGAACATGATTATGGTGATTCGAAAAAGATTTTACAATCTGCTTATATTGATTTAAATCCATATCCAACAGGAGAAAAATTTAAACTTGTAGAATTATCAGATACAAATTTAAAGGCTAAATTAAAAAGCTACGATGATTTGCATAAAACTCTACATCCAATAATAAAACGTTTTATAGATATAGAGAATTTTTATGATATTTTTTTGATTTCAACAGATGGTGATATTGTCTATACTTACTATAAGGAACGGGATTTTGCAGATAATGTTTTTAGCGATAATTTGAAAGATTCAAATCTCACAAGTTTAATAAATATTTTAAAGGAAAAAAATAATAACTCTGTTCAATATGTTGATTATAAACCTTATGCACCTTCAAATGGTACTCCTGCCTCTTTTGTTGGTAAAGCTTTATACGATAATGGAAAAATCATAGGGTATTTTGTTATCCAACTACCAATAGACAAAATTGATTCTATTTTACAAGAAAAAACTGGTCTTGGAAAAACTGGCGAAACATATCTTGTAGGGAATGATTTGCTTATGAGAAGCAATTCAAGGTTCGAAAAAAATACAATATTAAGAAGAAAAGTTGATACCATCTCAGCAAAAAAGGCTCTTAATGATGAATCTGGTTGGGCAATCATAAAAGATTATAGAAACATAAAAGTTTTAAGTGTTTTTATGCCATTTAAATATAATAATATTGATTGGGCATTAATTGGTGAGATTGATTATAGTGAAGTTACTGAAGATTCGAAAAAAGCTGTCATTTTTGTGTCTATCGCCTCACTACTTATAGCGATTATTACAATAATTGCTAGTATAATATTCACAAAAAAACTTATAACACCACTTAAACTAATAACACAAGCTTTCGAAAAAATTTCTAACGGTGATTTAACTGTAAAAACAAAGACCTCCGGAAATGATGAATTTGCTATTATTTCTACAGAATTAAATAAAATGACTGAAAAATTAAATTCAACAGTAAAAGATATAGTTGATATTTCCGAGGTATTAAATAACACTTCAACAAATTTAGCTGCTATTTCAGAAGAAAATAATGCGAATATCGAAGAAATTTCATCTCAAACCGAAGTTATAAATGAAAATACTAATGTTCTTTCTTCAGATGTTGAAGAACTTTCATCTGGAATAGAAGAAATAGCATCAAATTCTCATAATATCTCCTCTTCAACTCAAAATTTATTAAATATTACTATAGAATCTAGTGAAAATGCTGCATCAGGGCAAAAGAGTATGAATGATATAATTGATAATATGAAAAATGTTGAAGAAAAAACTTCCAATGTTTCTAATGTTATTGCAAATTTATCTCAAAAAGCTGCCAATATCGGTGAAATTGTCGATACTATTAGTAACATTACAGAACAAACAAATTTATTAGCATTAAATGCTGCTATAGAAGCTGCTCGTGCAGGAGAAGCTGGTAAGGGTTTTGCTGTTGTTGCTGATGAAATTAGAAAATTAGCAGAAGAAAGTAGAAAAGCTACTGATAAAATTAGTGAAATTTTATCAGATATACAAGAAAACTCAAATGAAGCTAATATTGCAACAAACGATGCAAAAAGAGTTGTAAGTTTAATGTATCAATCGGTTGAAGTTGCAAACAAAAAATTTAATGACATTTTCGAAAAAATCGAAACTATTAAACAATTTACTGAAACCATTGCATCTTCTGTTGAAGAACAATCTTCTGCTACAGAAGAAATGGCTAGAGCTGCTGATAACGTAACTAAAAATATACTAAATATATCTGAGAAAATTGAAACTATCACACAAGCAATAGAACAAGAACGAATTGGTTCAGAAGAAATTACTAAAACAAGCCAGGACCTTAGTTCTTTAGCTGAAAAGTTATATAAAATAAGTTCCAATTTTAAAATCTAA
- a CDS encoding HD-GYP domain-containing protein, which produces MREKNIPFLSRIIMLSDSFDAMTTKRSYKLALSIEEAIIEIKKNKGSQFDPILAEKFVSFIKTKFHIE; this is translated from the coding sequence TTGAGAGAAAAAAATATACCTTTTCTATCTAGAATAATTATGTTAAGCGATAGTTTCGATGCTATGACAACAAAACGTTCTTACAAACTTGCTTTAAGTATAGAGGAAGCTATAATTGAAATCAAAAAAAATAAGGGGTCTCAGTTTGACCCCATTTTGGCTGAAAAATTTGTTTCATTTATCAAAACTAAATTTCACATAGAATAA